A genomic stretch from Candidatus Bipolaricaulota bacterium includes:
- a CDS encoding DNA mismatch repair protein MutL, producing FQEAIEKIAEILAHGEKAGDALFDHILAELACAAAIKAGDRLPLPEQQALVDRLSSMKNPYFCPHGRPIIFTLSRDELDRRFKRA from the coding sequence GTTCCAGGAGGCGATCGAGAAGATCGCAGAGATCCTAGCACACGGCGAGAAGGCGGGGGATGCCCTGTTCGATCACATCCTAGCGGAACTCGCGTGCGCAGCGGCGATCAAGGCCGGGGACAGGCTTCCGCTCCCCGAGCAGCAGGCCCTCGTCGATCGATTGTCGAGTATGAAGAACCCATACTTCTGCCCGCACGGCCGCCCGATCATCTTCACCCTGTCACGGGACGAGCTCGACCGGAGGTTCAAGCGCGCCTAG